Genomic DNA from Telopea speciosissima isolate NSW1024214 ecotype Mountain lineage chromosome 2, Tspe_v1, whole genome shotgun sequence:
GACGTATTCAAATTCGTCCTCCTTGAGATGGGTGAAGAACTTGACGGTGCCACGGCCTTCGATCTCAGTGACGAATTCGACCTTGAAAGGGAGATTGGCGGAGATCCGCTTTCCCTTCCAGAGGCCAACGTACTGCTTCAGCTTGCCTTCCATTCCGGTAACATCTAATTCGGGAACTTTGGGGACGTGATACACCTTAAGTGGTGctttaaccctaaccctagcccCAATCTTAGCTCTGCTAgattcctcatcttcctccccaGCAGTCGATGCCGCT
This window encodes:
- the LOC122653010 gene encoding ferredoxin-thioredoxin reductase, variable chain, chloroplastic-like translates to MMMSPLASPTSFAHPNTMISSINTSHHPRATLTVNSSIFSVSLRGGDLTTGKLRRERKISCEVALKLDSSTVDSSSCSSSSSSLNLSSAASTAGEEDEESSRAKIGARVRVKAPLKVYHVPKVPELDVTGMEGKLKQYVGLWKGKRISANLPFKVEFVTEIEGRGTVKFFTHLKEDEFEYVDDNRD